The Streptomyces avermitilis MA-4680 = NBRC 14893 genome contains a region encoding:
- the mmsA gene encoding CoA-acylating methylmalonate-semialdehyde dehydrogenase, with translation MTKIVNHWIGGKTVEGASGTYGPVTDPATGAVTTKVAFATVDEVDAAVAAAKDAYATWGQSSLAKRSTILFKFRALLDANRDAIAELITAEHGKVHSDALGEVARGLEIVDLACGITVQLKGELSTEVASRVDVSSIRQPLGVVAGITPFNFPAMVPMWMFPLAIACGNTFVLKPSEKDPSAALKLAELLAEAGLPDGVFNVVHGDKVAVDRLLEHPDVKAVSFVGSTPIARYIHTTASAKGKRVQALGGAKNHMLVLPDADLDAAADAAVSAAYGSAGERCMAISAVVAVGAIGDELVEKIRERAEKIKIGPGNDPASEMGPLITKAHRDKVASYVAGAAAQGSEVVLDGTGHTVDGFEDGHWIGLSLLDKVPTSADAYRDEIFGPVLCVLRVDSYEEGLALINDSPFGNGTAIFTRDGGAARRFQLEVEAGMVGVNVPIPVPVGYHSFGGWKDSLFGDHHIYGNDGTHFYTRGKVVTTRWPDPSEAPAGVDLGFPRNH, from the coding sequence ATGACGAAGATCGTCAACCACTGGATCGGCGGCAAGACCGTCGAAGGCGCGTCGGGCACGTACGGGCCGGTCACCGACCCGGCGACCGGCGCGGTCACCACGAAGGTCGCCTTCGCGACGGTCGACGAGGTGGACGCCGCGGTCGCCGCCGCGAAGGACGCCTACGCGACCTGGGGCCAGTCCTCGCTGGCCAAGCGGAGCACGATCCTCTTCAAGTTCCGGGCGCTGCTCGACGCCAACCGGGACGCGATCGCCGAGCTGATCACCGCAGAGCACGGCAAGGTGCACTCCGACGCGCTCGGCGAGGTCGCGCGCGGGCTGGAGATCGTCGACCTGGCGTGCGGCATCACCGTGCAGCTGAAGGGCGAGCTGTCGACCGAGGTCGCCAGCCGGGTGGACGTCTCGTCGATCCGGCAGCCGCTGGGTGTCGTCGCGGGCATCACGCCGTTCAACTTCCCGGCCATGGTGCCGATGTGGATGTTCCCGCTCGCCATCGCGTGCGGCAACACGTTCGTGCTGAAGCCGTCCGAGAAGGACCCGTCGGCGGCCCTGAAGCTGGCCGAGCTGCTGGCCGAGGCCGGTCTGCCGGACGGCGTCTTCAACGTCGTACACGGGGACAAGGTCGCGGTCGACCGCCTCCTGGAGCACCCGGACGTCAAGGCGGTGTCCTTCGTCGGCTCGACGCCGATCGCCCGCTACATCCACACGACCGCCTCCGCGAAGGGCAAGCGTGTCCAGGCGCTCGGCGGCGCCAAGAACCACATGCTGGTCCTCCCGGACGCGGACCTGGACGCGGCCGCCGACGCCGCCGTCTCGGCCGCGTACGGCTCGGCCGGCGAGCGCTGCATGGCGATCTCCGCGGTCGTCGCGGTGGGCGCCATCGGGGACGAGCTGGTGGAGAAGATCCGCGAGCGCGCCGAGAAGATCAAGATCGGTCCGGGCAACGACCCGGCCTCCGAGATGGGTCCGCTGATCACCAAGGCGCACCGCGACAAGGTGGCCTCGTATGTGGCGGGCGCGGCGGCGCAGGGCTCCGAGGTCGTCCTCGACGGCACGGGCCACACGGTCGACGGCTTCGAGGACGGCCACTGGATCGGCCTCTCGCTGCTCGATAAGGTGCCGACGTCCGCGGACGCGTACCGGGACGAGATCTTCGGCCCGGTGCTGTGCGTGCTGCGCGTGGACTCGTACGAGGAGGGCCTCGCCCTCATCAACGACTCGCCGTTCGGCAACGGCACCGCGATCTTCACCCGGGACGGCGGCGCCGCCCGCCGCTTCCAGCTGGAGGTCGAGGCGGGCATGGTCGGTGTGAACGTGCCGATTCCGGTGCCGGTGGGCTACCACTCCTTCGGGGGCTGGAAGGACTCGCTCTTCGGCGACCACCACATCTACGGCAACGACGGCACGCACTTCTACACCCGCGGCAAGGTCGTCACCACCCGCTGGCCGGACCCGTCCGAGGCCCCGGCGGGCGTCGACCTGGGCTTCCCGCGCAACCACTGA
- a CDS encoding APC family permease — protein MTDTLRPAETPVLDAGPLTSDGPQKLKRSIGIVGGTLLTLSCVTPASTLFVVVPDLFGSLGTATALTIAIGSLLCIAVAFCYSELGTLIPSAGGEYAMVSTMAGRLAGWLVFVLSLLVVMIVPPVIAMGTADYLAPIVHLDPAVAGAGVMLLATLAGLLDLRANAWITGVFLVLEVIAAAVVAVLGFAHSERGAGSLVSMQVAGSGGHTDTVTGMLVVSGLAIALFVTQGFSTAVYLSEELENPRRNVARTVLATLAISTVIILVPVVAITMGASDLSTLTGGDISSMVTAWSNSAVGTFVSLCVALAIINAGIVMVIQNSRVLFASARDKAWPEPVNHGLAKLGRFGSPWVATLAVGVPGALLCFVNLDTLYGVTGVSVTGMYLLVAVAALLARRGSHAHTPAWRMPLWPAMPVLLIVVLAYILSQQETGYLLWTGGITAVATLYWAFYLRPRRDTRWLVSIPEDTQE, from the coding sequence ATGACCGACACGCTCCGCCCCGCAGAGACTCCCGTACTGGACGCCGGCCCCCTGACGTCCGACGGCCCTCAGAAGCTCAAGCGCTCCATCGGCATCGTCGGCGGCACCCTGCTCACGCTCTCGTGCGTGACGCCCGCCTCCACGCTCTTCGTGGTCGTACCGGACCTCTTCGGTTCACTCGGCACCGCGACCGCCCTCACCATCGCGATCGGCTCGCTGCTCTGTATCGCCGTGGCGTTCTGCTACTCCGAGCTGGGCACCCTCATCCCCAGCGCGGGCGGCGAGTACGCCATGGTCTCCACGATGGCCGGGCGGCTCGCGGGCTGGCTGGTCTTCGTGCTCTCCCTGCTCGTTGTCATGATCGTGCCGCCGGTGATCGCCATGGGAACGGCGGACTACCTGGCGCCGATCGTCCACCTGGACCCGGCCGTCGCCGGCGCCGGCGTGATGCTCCTCGCCACCCTCGCCGGCCTGCTGGACCTGCGCGCCAACGCCTGGATCACCGGAGTCTTCCTGGTCCTCGAAGTCATTGCGGCGGCCGTCGTGGCGGTGCTGGGCTTCGCCCACAGCGAGCGCGGAGCCGGCAGTCTGGTCTCGATGCAGGTGGCCGGCTCCGGGGGCCACACGGACACCGTGACGGGCATGCTGGTCGTCTCGGGGCTCGCGATCGCCCTCTTCGTCACCCAGGGCTTCTCGACCGCCGTCTACCTCTCCGAGGAACTGGAGAACCCGCGCCGCAACGTCGCCCGTACGGTCCTCGCTACCCTCGCCATCTCGACCGTGATCATCCTGGTGCCGGTCGTCGCGATCACCATGGGCGCCTCGGATCTCTCCACGCTCACCGGCGGCGACATCAGCTCCATGGTCACCGCCTGGTCCAACTCCGCCGTCGGCACCTTCGTCAGCCTCTGCGTGGCCCTCGCGATCATCAACGCGGGCATCGTCATGGTCATCCAGAACTCCCGCGTCCTGTTCGCCTCGGCCCGCGACAAGGCCTGGCCCGAGCCGGTCAACCACGGCCTCGCCAAGCTCGGCCGCTTCGGCTCGCCCTGGGTCGCGACCCTCGCCGTCGGCGTCCCCGGCGCGCTCCTGTGCTTCGTCAACCTGGACACCCTGTACGGCGTGACCGGCGTCTCCGTCACCGGCATGTACCTGCTCGTCGCGGTCGCCGCCCTGCTCGCCCGGCGCGGCTCCCACGCCCACACGCCGGCCTGGCGGATGCCCCTGTGGCCCGCGATGCCGGTCCTGCTCATCGTGGTCCTCGCCTACATCCTCAGTCAGCAGGAGACCGGTTACCTCCTGTGGACCGGCGGCATCACGGCCGTGGCCACCTTGTACTGGGCCTTCTACCTGCGCCCGCGCCGCGACACCCGCTGGCTGGTGTCGATCCCGGAGGACACACAGGAGTAG
- a CDS encoding alpha/beta fold hydrolase, with translation MDLRLPAFRRPRRLVAAVAAVVVLAGAGTWTAVASDEAPPVHRTDRAMAMGDGVKINTSYFTAGSGRRPAVLLAHGFGGSKADVRDQAQKLARDGYAVLTWSARGFGGSTGKIGLNDPKAEVADVSKLIDWLARRPEVQLDKSGDPRVGAAGDSYGGAVSLLAAGYDDRVDAIAPAITYWNMADALFPNGVFKKLWAGLFINSGGGCDKFEAQLCAMYNRVAESGKPDAQARALLDVRSPSAVGKRIKVPTLLVQGQSDSLFSLGQADAAARAIRANGAPVDVDWIAGGHDGGNMETNRVQARVGAWFDRYLKDEKGVDTGPAFRVTRTGGVNSTDGTAQLRGASGETYPGLRSGRRTIALSGREQNFANPAGANPPALSALPGLGGSGGLSQLSSLGIGASLDFPGQFARFDSAPVTRDLRISGSPTATVHVKSTSEDTVLFGKVYDVGPGGTQKVLPSQLVTPIRVEGAKEGKDVTLSLPAIDHEVRSGHRLRLVLASTDLGYASPTAPATYTVSLKGDLLVPTAPGVTTAAAPLPAWVWWLPLAGVVVALALLLSGRRRTATPAPDPALAEVPLEITDLSKRYAKSADRYAVRDLSFRVEKGQVLGLLGPNGAGKTTTLRMLMGLIKPDAGEIHVFGHAIRPGAPVLSRVGSFVEGAGFLPHLSGRENLELYWQATGRPSEDAHLDEALQIAGLGDALARAVRTYSQGMRQRLAIAQAMLGLPDLLILDEPTNGLDPPQIREMREVMIRYAAAGRTVIVSSHLLAEVEQSCTHLVVMDRGRLVQAGPVHEIVGSGDTLLVGTGTPVDEPVVEKVGALPGVASAVRTDEGLLVRLDTDGSAGRLVVELVRLEVPVESVGPHRRLEDAFLTLIGGAA, from the coding sequence ATGGATCTTCGACTGCCCGCATTCCGCAGGCCGCGCCGACTGGTGGCCGCGGTGGCCGCCGTCGTCGTGCTGGCCGGTGCCGGTACGTGGACGGCCGTCGCCTCGGACGAGGCGCCACCCGTGCACCGCACCGACAGAGCCATGGCGATGGGCGACGGGGTGAAGATCAACACGTCGTACTTCACCGCGGGCTCCGGCCGCCGCCCCGCCGTCCTCCTCGCGCACGGCTTCGGCGGCAGCAAGGCCGATGTGCGGGACCAGGCGCAGAAGCTCGCCCGCGACGGATACGCGGTGCTGACCTGGTCGGCGCGAGGCTTCGGCGGCTCCACGGGCAAGATCGGGCTGAACGACCCCAAGGCCGAGGTCGCCGATGTGTCGAAGCTCATCGACTGGCTGGCCCGGCGGCCCGAGGTCCAGCTCGACAAGAGCGGTGACCCGCGCGTCGGCGCAGCAGGCGACTCGTACGGCGGCGCGGTCTCGCTGCTGGCCGCGGGGTACGACGACCGGGTGGACGCCATCGCCCCGGCGATCACGTACTGGAACATGGCGGACGCTCTGTTCCCGAACGGCGTGTTCAAGAAGCTGTGGGCCGGCCTCTTCATCAACTCCGGCGGCGGCTGCGACAAGTTCGAGGCGCAGCTCTGCGCGATGTACAACCGGGTCGCCGAGTCCGGGAAGCCGGACGCGCAGGCGCGCGCACTGCTCGACGTCCGCTCGCCGTCCGCCGTCGGCAAGCGCATCAAGGTGCCCACCCTGCTCGTGCAGGGCCAGTCCGACTCCCTCTTCTCCCTCGGCCAGGCGGACGCCGCGGCCAGGGCGATCCGCGCCAACGGCGCGCCCGTGGACGTCGACTGGATCGCCGGGGGCCACGACGGCGGCAACATGGAGACGAACCGTGTCCAGGCCCGCGTCGGGGCATGGTTCGACCGCTATCTGAAGGACGAGAAGGGCGTCGACACCGGCCCGGCCTTCCGGGTCACGCGCACCGGCGGCGTCAACTCGACCGACGGAACGGCCCAGCTGCGGGGCGCGAGCGGGGAGACGTACCCCGGCCTTCGGAGCGGGCGGCGGACGATCGCGCTGAGCGGCCGCGAGCAGAACTTCGCCAACCCGGCGGGGGCGAACCCGCCCGCGCTCTCCGCCCTCCCCGGCCTGGGCGGCTCCGGAGGCCTCTCCCAGCTGTCGTCCCTCGGCATCGGAGCGTCACTCGACTTCCCCGGGCAGTTCGCGCGGTTCGACTCGGCACCCGTCACCCGCGACCTGCGGATCAGCGGATCGCCGACCGCGACGGTGCACGTGAAGTCGACCAGCGAGGACACCGTCCTGTTCGGAAAGGTGTACGACGTCGGCCCGGGCGGCACCCAGAAGGTGCTGCCGTCGCAACTGGTCACCCCGATCCGGGTCGAGGGCGCCAAGGAGGGCAAGGACGTCACCCTGAGCCTGCCCGCCATCGACCACGAGGTGCGGAGCGGGCACCGGCTGCGCCTCGTCCTGGCCTCCACGGACCTCGGCTACGCGTCACCGACGGCACCGGCGACGTACACGGTGTCCCTGAAGGGCGACCTGTTGGTGCCGACCGCGCCCGGCGTGACGACCGCGGCCGCGCCGCTGCCCGCCTGGGTGTGGTGGCTGCCCCTGGCCGGAGTGGTCGTGGCGCTGGCCCTGCTGCTGTCGGGCCGTCGTCGTACGGCGACCCCGGCACCCGATCCCGCACTCGCCGAAGTCCCCTTGGAGATCACGGACCTGAGCAAGCGGTACGCGAAGTCCGCGGACCGGTATGCGGTACGGGACCTGTCGTTCCGGGTGGAGAAGGGCCAGGTGCTGGGCCTGCTCGGACCGAACGGCGCGGGCAAGACCACCACCCTCCGCATGCTCATGGGCCTGATCAAGCCGGACGCCGGCGAGATCCACGTCTTCGGGCACGCGATCCGGCCGGGCGCGCCGGTGCTGTCCCGGGTGGGCTCCTTCGTCGAGGGTGCGGGTTTCCTGCCGCATCTGTCGGGCCGCGAGAACCTGGAGCTGTACTGGCAGGCGACCGGCCGCCCGTCCGAGGACGCCCACCTGGACGAGGCGTTGCAGATCGCGGGCCTGGGCGACGCGCTGGCCCGCGCGGTGCGCACGTACTCCCAGGGCATGCGCCAGCGTCTCGCCATCGCCCAGGCCATGCTGGGCCTGCCGGACCTGCTCATCCTCGACGAACCGACCAACGGCCTCGACCCGCCGCAGATCCGCGAGATGCGCGAGGTGATGATCCGGTACGCGGCGGCCGGCCGCACGGTGATCGTCTCCAGCCACCTGCTGGCGGAGGTCGAGCAGTCCTGCACGCATCTGGTGGTCATGGACCGCGGCCGCCTCGTCCAGGCGGGCCCGGTGCACGAGATCGTCGGTTCCGGCGACACCCTGCTCGTGGGCACGGGCACGCCGGTGGACGAGCCCGTCGTCGAGAAGGTGGGCGCGCTGCCCGGGGTGGCCTCGGCGGTCCGCACGGACGAGGGACTTCTCGTCCGCCTCGACACCGACGGCAGCGCCGGGCGGCTGGTCGTGGAGCTCGTACGGCTCGAAGTGCCCGTGGAGTCGGTGGGACCGCACCGCCGGCTTGAAGACGCCTTCCTCACCCTGATCGGAGGTGCCGCATGA
- a CDS encoding ABC transporter permease, which yields MSTLVERTETADGYRARRTLPLRVEFVRQLKRRRTLVMGAILAVLPFVLVAAFAIGGEPGARNGRVTLMDTATASGGNFAAVNLFVSAGFLLVIPVALFCGDTIASEASWSSLRYLLAAPVPRARLLWSKLVVALGMSLAAMVLLPVVALAVGTAAYGWGPLEIPTGGTLPAGTAAQRLLVVVAYIFASQLVTAGLAFWLSTKTDAPLGAVGGAVGLTIVGNVLDAVTALGDWRDFLPAHWQFAWADAVQPQLEWSGMIQGTAISLTYALVLFALAFRGFARKDVVS from the coding sequence ATGAGCACGCTCGTCGAGCGGACCGAGACGGCCGACGGATACCGCGCGCGGCGGACGCTGCCGCTGCGGGTCGAGTTCGTCCGGCAGCTGAAGCGGCGCCGCACTCTCGTCATGGGCGCGATCCTCGCCGTGCTGCCGTTCGTGCTGGTCGCCGCCTTCGCGATCGGCGGCGAACCCGGCGCACGCAACGGGCGGGTGACGCTGATGGACACGGCCACCGCGTCCGGCGGGAACTTCGCCGCGGTGAACCTGTTCGTGTCCGCGGGCTTCCTCCTGGTGATCCCGGTCGCGCTGTTCTGCGGTGACACGATCGCCTCCGAGGCGAGCTGGTCGTCGCTGCGCTATCTGCTGGCGGCCCCGGTGCCCCGGGCCCGGCTCCTGTGGTCCAAGCTCGTCGTCGCGCTCGGGATGAGCCTTGCGGCGATGGTGCTGCTGCCGGTCGTGGCGCTGGCGGTGGGCACGGCCGCGTACGGGTGGGGCCCGCTGGAGATTCCCACCGGCGGCACCCTGCCCGCGGGCACGGCGGCCCAGCGTCTGCTCGTCGTGGTGGCGTACATCTTCGCGTCCCAACTGGTCACCGCGGGGCTGGCGTTCTGGCTGTCGACCAAGACCGACGCCCCGCTGGGCGCGGTCGGCGGCGCGGTCGGCCTGACCATCGTGGGGAACGTGCTGGACGCGGTCACCGCCCTCGGCGACTGGCGCGACTTCCTGCCCGCGCACTGGCAGTTCGCCTGGGCCGACGCCGTACAGCCGCAACTGGAGTGGAGCGGCATGATCCAGGGCACGGCGATCTCCCTGACGTACGCCCTGGTGCTGTTCGCGCTGGCCTTCCGGGGTTTCGCCCGCAAGGACGTGGTGTCGTAG